AAGAGAATGGGGACATAGCCCTCCCTGTTTAGCCCATGGTAAGGATCCAGCTAGGCTGGGGCACTGGGTGCTAGTCCTGTACTATGTTCTATCAGGTCTCATTGCCACATCCTAATTGCTTCTCCTTTCCCGTAGAGGCCCAAGAGGTTCAGGGTACAGGGAAACCCACTGCAGGACTCAAGAGGGCAAGAAATAACAAGCGTCTCAGGAGGGCCTTCCCAGGGACAAAGATGGAAGCTTCTACCCTCCTACTCATTCTCTTATCATCGCTCATATTTCTAAGGACCCCACAGCTAGCATTTGGTGCCCCCAGCCAACACATGACCAATCTTGATTTAAAGCAAACTGCCCTAGATTTTTGGATACTCTGTACTAGCCAGCGTCTACTCCTAAAGCAGCCTACATACCACAGGTATACACCTTCATATGTAGGAGCCTAACACCACTGACAGGGCCTCGCTGGAGGACCAGCTCTCAGGGCAAGGCCACTCAATTTAGGGCCTGGGAAAGTATGCAGGGCCTGCCTGGGTGAATGatgaggcaggaagggaaggagaaagagagcagGGACCCCCTGAGATCCCTAGAGCAGCATCCCACAAGGAACAAAAATTCGTGAAGGTAGCAACAGACAGAAAAGCCACAAGGTATCCATGCAGGGGTTGGGGCTGGCCCTGCCTCTGGCCTGCCCACCACTCGCACATACACACAGGAGACAAGACTGCTCTCCCGTGGCCCCCAGGAATGCCCCACTAGGATGGGGAGCTTGGGGGAGCAAGGGCATCATGCCAGTGACTCTATGTACAGTGAAAAGCCCCTCATTCACTCTCCCACCCTCCTGCCCGCCCCCCATCCCCCACCAGACTGCCCACTCAGCTGGTCTCCTCTCTTCCAGACTCCTGGGCATAGCCAGTAGCCCCTTCTTTACTAGAGGGTACAGCCTGGCCTGTGGCACCCTCTAGGGTTGTGCAGTCCGGCTGGGCCATAGCCGGCTCAGGGGTGGCAGCTGCCTTGGCAGCTGGTGTGACACTGCTTTGGGTAGTGGGCACCATGCTCTCTTCTGTGGCTGGAGTGGCTCTCCCATCCGTGGCTGGAGTAGCGCTTCTGTCGGTGGCTGGGGTAACACTGCCATCAGTGGCTGGGGTGATGCTCCCATCAGTGGCTGGGGTGACGCTCCCATCAGTGGCTGGAGTGGTGCTGCCATCTGTGGCTGGGGTGGCACTACGGTCTGCAGAGGCCACATTTTCACTCTTGGTAGCACATGCAGCATCACCTTCTGTGGCAGATCCACTTGCAGCTGCAGCCCCACCTGCAGCCCCAGGGGTGGCAGTGTCTGTGGCTGAGCCAGACTGCACTGCAGCTGTGCCAGATTGCTCTGGTGCCCGGAGCCGTTTCATGAGGGTGGTCACTCGGACAGCTTTCTGAAAGGAGGACAGTGGAGGAGAAACTCAAGGTGAGGCTAGCTGGATCCAATCCCTGGCAATTGCTAAACCCAGCCCCTTCCTTGGTACCCCAGCTACTTCTGACCACCTTAGACCAGGGATCCAACTGCTCAGTACTCCACTTAAGGTCATGACAGCCATTCATGAGAACCTAAAGAAAGCTTGTCTATGGTTTTGCAGAGGTATGGTATGGGCAAGAAACTGGGTATCAGAAAGAACACTTAGGACTGGGCCAAGAAAGAGAACAATCAAAACTTACCTTCCACTTGGCCCTGGCAAAGTTCTTTTCAATCTGGGCACAAACACCATCCTTGATGTTCTTATCAGAAGCAGCATTGCCAGAAATCCTGGGAAGGGTACAAGTACATCTGGATTTGAGAGATATGGGTCTTTGGGAAGATTCTGTCCAGTCCTCCCACTACAGGATCCAAGACTACCAAGCAAAGCCTGTAGGCTGGCAGGAACTTGGGTCAAGGCCTCAGGGATGGGGACATTTAGGTATGAGGGGAATAGAAGTCAAGAGAAGCCTGGCCTCTCCTCCTTCAGTTCTCTCCTGGGTCTTGCTCACCATTCATGGGAGATAGCCTCTTCTGCAGTGATCCGCTGGTCTTGCTCCACCTCCATCAGCCTTGTGACCAAGTCTTTGGCTGGGGACAAAGTCAGGAAGGAGCTACGCATGGGCACCCCATCTCATTGTCTAGAGGTGATGAATGGGCTGGGGGGCAGGAGCAGAATCCAGCAGAGAAGCTGAGAGCAGCGCCTCCCTTCCCACTGCCCTACACTCTACCCACATACTGAGCATCTCCTCACCTGCTTGAGAAATATCATCCCAGTATGGAGAGTCAAACTCATAGTCGCCAGCCAGGATCTTCCGGAACAGATTCTTATCATGGTTCTCATAGTCATCTTCTTCTACCTCCTCATAGAAGGGTGGGTTACCTGAAAGCCTACATGGAAGCAGAGTCACCCAAGATAAGCCAgacatagggcttctccccaccCAGCTGCAAGCCTGCATGTCTACCCATCCACTCACAGGATATACATGATGACACCAATGGCCCAGCAGTCCACAGGGCGTCCATACCGTTGCCGGCCTACCACCTCCGGGGCTACAAACAATGTCCAAATGCTAGTCAGTATCAGGCCATCCACAACTACTACCTGAGATAGGGACATCCCCCTACCCAAAGTGATTCCCTCAAGGCTGACCTCCCCCAACCTGCCCCTGTCCCATCCCTGCTTGCCTAGATACTCAGGGGTCCCACAGGGCTCCTTGATGAGGCCATTCTCTAGCTTAGCCAGGTGGAAGTCGCTGATGACAATCTTCGAGTTCTTCAGCCGGTTGTAGTAAACCAGGTTCTCCAGCTGCTCAAGCCACATGTCATTTGGGTAGGCAGAAGAGGATACCATGAGGGCCTCAAAGTCTGGACCAATGCCCCAAGATACTTCCCATTGTACTCCAACCCCAGCTTGGCTTCAAATTGACCCAGTGATTCCGATCCTTGACTCACCTTGAGGTTCCTGTGCACAATCTTGAGTGAGTGCAAGTAGGCCACAGCCTCCAGGACCTGCCGCACCACATTGCTCGTGTCTCGTTCTGAGTAGTAGCCCTGGTCCAGGATCCAGTCAAACACCTCCCTCCCCGTGGCCCTGAGGGACACCAGCCCCTGAGCCCGGCGTGGGCAGGATTGGGGATGGGGCAGGAGTGTTTGGGAGGCTTCCCTTCACCAGGCAGCTGACTGGGCAAGGCACAGGGACTTAGAACCCCAAGGGTCCAGAAAGGGGTCTTTCCTTAGTTGCTGAGGGCAGGACAAATAAAGACCCCAGGGACTAGGGAATCTTGGGATCCCAGACCCACACTCACAGCTCCAGGAAGATGAAGTATTCTTTTCGGGTCACAAATACATCTACCAGCTGCAGGATGTTGGGATGCTTCACCCTAGAGGCGGGGAGAAGTCAGTAGTTAGAACTAGGTGAACCCTTAGGAGAATCCCTGGTCACTGTGGCAGCCACAGGACACTGACTAGCCAGAGGATGGTATTGCCTGAGTCTACCTGCCCTCTAAGCCCTTCCCTACAGCCTCCTATCCTTCCCTGCCCCCAGACCAGACCTCAACTCACATCTTGAGGATGCCGATCTCATTCTTGGCTGCCTTCCGCACCTTGCGGCCATCCCGCTTCTGAAACTTCTTGCAAGTGTGCAGCTTGCCTGTAGTCTTGTCCTTGGCCCGAAAGATTTCACAGAACTCCTCACTGTAGCAGGCAGGTCATCCACTCAGTCCTGGGCCTTAGTGTAGGGTACATTCCACGCCCCCTCTGCTTGCCCACCCACCCATCTTTGCCCAGCAGGCCCAGCACTCACGTCTTGATGACCTGTCCCAAATCATATCTGTCAGTCACCTCCGATGGCTGGTTATAGTTCTTCTTGTCACCCAGAGTCACACACCCAAACGGCATTGCCAGGCTCTAAGCTGTGGGCAGGATGGGGATCTAGCTCAGCTACACCACTCTACTTCTCCCACATCAGATCTGCCTTTGAGAGACCCTAGCCTGGCTCAGGCCAAGCCAGAGCACCAGAAAGGGCTCAAGGTAAGCAGGCTGAGACCACTCTCTTTTCTGGCCATATATCCAATCACTCAGTTTGGCTGCCAGAACTACAAATGTGTTATGCTGATATATCAGGGAATAGTTCTATATTATATACACTTAAGAAGACTTATCAAACAACTTCTttaaattttagctattttagCCAAGTAGAGTGGCACCcgcctataattctagctacttgggaggttgaggcaggaaaattacaagttcaaaggcaacctgggcaacttagatcctgtctcagaataaaaaataagaactggggatgtagcttaatgatagagtgcttgcctggcatgtgcaaggccttgggtttgattcctagtactgaaaacaattaattaattaattaaaaacataaaaagggggctggggatgtggctcaagcgctaacatgcttgcctggcatgcatggggcgctgggttcgatcctcagcaccacatacaaatagaataaagatgctgtgtccaccaaaaactaagaaataaatattaaaatctcctctctctctctctctctctctaaaaaaaaattaaaaataaataaaaataaaaagggcagtggatgtagctcagtgatggagtgctcccaggtttaatccccatgccacaagaaataataaataaaaataaattttagccattttacTGATTAAGGGGCTATAACCACCCATTTACCAGATATTCATCCCTGAAGATCTGGAGATAGCAAGTATTGGCAACTCTTCCCTTTAAGAAACAGTTTGGTTGAACAGACATTCCTGATACACTGGTAAACATCTGCCCTATACAAACACAGTGCTTCAGAACACTTGTACTAGAATGCTCATAGCAGCcatattcataattgccaaaaacTGGAAACAGCTCAACTATCCACCACTACAGGACATATTATTATAGAGCCACATTATACTGCAATGAAAATGAAGGAGCTACAGCTATATAGAACCAATTAATCTTATAGTGCTCAGTGAGAAAGGGTACAGAATATATAGAGTATGATTCTATTGCCACAGAACTCAAAAACAATTCATACCATTCAGGGATACAAATGCACTATAATGAAAAGCTAGAGAATAAGCACCTTTGAGTCATATAATGGTTCCTTCtaagagaaaggagagatggTGACTGATTCAGGACATGTGGGGGCTTCTGAAGGGCTTCTTTCATGCAtgtggtactaggattgaacccaggggcatgctatcactgagctacttctccagatcttactttttaaaaatttttaaaaatatttctttagttgttgatggacctttctttatttatttacatgtggtgctgagaatcaaatccactgcctcacatgtgtgaggcaagtactctaccaaaaAGCTAAACTCCAGCCCCAACCcagtcattttttgttttgagataggatcttgctaagttgcccagactgcctcaaatttgcaatcatcatgcctcagcctcctatcctggattacaagtatgtaccaccacacccaggtagAGGGCTTGTTTCTGAACCTTAATAGTAGTTACACAGGTTTGTGCCTTataacaatttataaaaatgtacaagCTTGGAGCACATTCCTAGATTTTTATTATACTTCACAATAAAAGGGCATTAATAAAACtggaggccaaaaaaaaaaaaaaaagcctggaggCCATCCACATTGAAGAATACTTGGTACCTATTAAGAATAAggtgtgagggctggggttgtggcttagtggtagagcacttgcctagcatgggtgggaccctgattcgatcctcagcaccacacaaaaataaaggcattgtgttgtgtccatctatacctaaaaaataaatgtttaaaaaaaaaaaaaaagaataaggtgTGCTTCACTTTATTCTCAGTTGTTCAATAAAAAAGGGTCAGAATGGTGGGTAAAGGGTACTGCtatttgggaaatattttaaagttcataCTGGTTTACTTTTACAACCCTACCCCCCACACAGCCGCAAATTGTGAAGGATACCAAAAAAGAACTTTGGAAGGACACCAAAGGAAATAAGAGTTCTCTTTGGGACAGAATTGGATACTGAAGGAACAGAACCCTCAAAAATAAGACTTTTGTTTCTGTTAGAATTTTTACTATGATGACTTTGATTGCTTTAGTAAGTATTGCATTTAGGCATGGTGCTTAGGATATTCTTCTGAGGGAAAAGCTCCATCTTGGTGGAAAGGCAGAATTTGACTAGGTTTATATTCCCTGAGCCCAAGAGGAAGGATTGGTCAGAAGATATTCAGGGGTAATGGTGAGCAAAAGCAAGACAAGCCTGCCTAGCACTATACTACATTGTTGGGCCCATAGGGACCCAGCATCAGGTACAGAAGTGAGGCCCCAGACCAGATATAACTGTCTAAGTAGGCTCCAGGCACTCTTTGAATCTGGGGTATGGTGCCCCCAGGTCTGCAACTCTGTCAGCTGTGGCCCAGTCTTCATCTGTTATGTTGTGTGGCTGGTTCCAGCATCCAAAGGAAAAGATACTCTCCGTCCTTGTTCAGAGTAGAGGACCTTTACAGACCTGACTCCAGAGTCTGCTCTATGATACCTGGTCAGTGTGAGCCTGGGCCTATAGCAGGTTCCACTCTGAGGATGCCCTGGAATTGCTCTGCCTCTGCTGTGTATGTATGTGCTCCCTTCACACCAAcagcacctgctgtgtgcaggGCCTGACTGGGCCCTTGAGTAATCAGATGCTTCCCTGTTGAAGGCACTCACAACCCTA
This window of the Ictidomys tridecemlineatus isolate mIctTri1 chromosome 3, mIctTri1.hap1, whole genome shotgun sequence genome carries:
- the Camkv gene encoding caM kinase-like vesicle-associated protein; this translates as MPFGCVTLGDKKNYNQPSEVTDRYDLGQVIKTEEFCEIFRAKDKTTGKLHTCKKFQKRDGRKVRKAAKNEIGILKMVKHPNILQLVDVFVTRKEYFIFLELATGREVFDWILDQGYYSERDTSNVVRQVLEAVAYLHSLKIVHRNLKLENLVYYNRLKNSKIVISDFHLAKLENGLIKEPCGTPEYLAPEVVGRQRYGRPVDCWAIGVIMYILLSGNPPFYEEVEEDDYENHDKNLFRKILAGDYEFDSPYWDDISQAAKDLVTRLMEVEQDQRITAEEAISHEWISGNAASDKNIKDGVCAQIEKNFARAKWKKAVRVTTLMKRLRAPEQSGTAAVQSGSATDTATPGAAGGAAAASGSATEGDAACATKSENVASADRSATPATDGSTTPATDGSVTPATDGSITPATDGSVTPATDRSATPATDGRATPATEESMVPTTQSSVTPAAKAAATPEPAMAQPDCTTLEGATGQAVPSSKEGATGYAQESGREETS